In Thermocrinis minervae, a single genomic region encodes these proteins:
- a CDS encoding type III pantothenate kinase, which translates to MGNTTIDACSFEKGELSYLGKFSHDQIHELKGSWERVYISSVRPSLNRFLEETFKNAFFIRPEHVPIETEGIQKQKVGIDRLLNLYGAFLHYGKDCLVVSCGTAMVLDLIVEGIFVGGFITLGLSGKLRCLQEKAELIPSFQMEKVDVPVGKDTRSAILGGIIREARVFILSFLEESKRTYGKEIRLVITGGDGYLLEDLGIYDPILIFRGMVKVAGAGFEPATFGL; encoded by the coding sequence GTGGGCAACACCACTATAGACGCCTGTAGCTTTGAAAAGGGTGAGCTTTCCTACCTTGGAAAGTTCTCTCACGATCAGATACATGAACTCAAAGGAAGCTGGGAAAGGGTTTACATCTCCTCGGTTAGGCCTTCCCTAAACAGATTCCTAGAGGAAACCTTTAAAAACGCCTTTTTTATAAGACCTGAGCATGTTCCCATAGAGACGGAAGGTATACAGAAGCAAAAGGTAGGCATAGACAGGCTTTTGAACCTGTACGGTGCTTTCCTCCATTACGGGAAAGACTGTCTTGTAGTTAGCTGCGGCACGGCCATGGTTCTAGATCTTATAGTAGAAGGCATCTTTGTTGGAGGCTTTATCACGTTGGGCCTTTCTGGAAAGTTAAGGTGCCTGCAGGAAAAAGCAGAGCTCATACCTTCTTTCCAGATGGAAAAAGTAGATGTCCCCGTAGGCAAGGATACCAGGTCTGCCATCCTAGGTGGGATAATAAGGGAGGCCAGGGTTTTCATCCTTTCCTTCCTCGAGGAGAGCAAAAGAACCTACGGTAAAGAGATAAGGCTTGTAATCACAGGCGGTGATGGCTATCTTCTGGAGGATCTGGGAATTTACGATCCGATCTTAATATTTAGGGGTATGGTAAAAGTTGCGGGGGCGGGATTTGAACCCGCGACCTTCGGGTTATGA
- a CDS encoding M24 family metallopeptidase — protein sequence MRKFQQIRERLKKENLDGFLFSSRASVEYLSGFRSTNAYCIATRDGSYLLTDSRYYHRALEELKGWNVVKIEKDTLKFIKGFVKDLGLKKVGYEKDRVSCHFKERLRAKSISWVGYEGFLKDLRAIKDKDEIERMRKGVELSDRIYLNLLEFLRPGLTELEVRAFLVHEFLKGGALGESFPAIVACGPASAIPHWETSTNRLEHGKPLLIDMGLVWEGYCTDFTRTIFLGKADEEFKRVYTVVRDAHLFALEEVKVGKRIGDVDRKAREYIQDKGFGDYFTHSTGHGVGVEIHEFPRVYKDGPDAEVPIEEGMVFTIEPGIYLPGKFGVRLENMVLVEGGSGKPLSSVSLDLVEL from the coding sequence ATGAGGAAGTTTCAGCAGATAAGGGAAAGACTTAAGAAAGAAAACCTAGATGGCTTTCTCTTCTCCTCAAGGGCCAGTGTGGAGTACCTTTCGGGCTTTAGGTCTACCAACGCTTACTGCATAGCCACAAGGGATGGAAGCTATCTCCTTACGGACAGCAGGTACTACCACAGAGCTTTGGAGGAGCTAAAAGGGTGGAACGTAGTAAAGATAGAGAAGGACACTCTTAAGTTCATAAAAGGTTTTGTAAAGGACCTTGGGCTTAAAAAAGTAGGCTACGAAAAGGACAGGGTCTCATGCCATTTTAAGGAGAGGCTAAGGGCAAAAAGCATAAGCTGGGTAGGGTATGAAGGTTTTCTGAAGGACCTAAGGGCCATAAAGGATAAAGATGAGATAGAAAGGATGAGGAAGGGTGTGGAGCTAAGTGACAGGATCTACCTCAATCTCTTGGAATTTTTAAGACCAGGCCTTACAGAGCTTGAAGTTAGAGCCTTTTTAGTGCACGAGTTTTTAAAGGGTGGAGCTTTGGGGGAGAGCTTTCCCGCTATAGTTGCTTGCGGACCAGCTTCCGCCATACCCCATTGGGAAACTTCTACAAACAGATTGGAACATGGAAAGCCACTTCTTATAGACATGGGACTTGTATGGGAAGGTTACTGCACAGACTTTACCAGAACCATCTTTTTAGGCAAGGCAGACGAAGAGTTTAAGAGGGTCTACACTGTGGTAAGGGATGCCCATCTTTTTGCCCTTGAAGAGGTAAAGGTAGGTAAGAGGATAGGAGATGTGGACAGGAAAGCCAGGGAATATATCCAAGACAAGGGTTTTGGAGACTATTTTACACACTCTACTGGCCACGGAGTGGGTGTTGAAATACACGAGTTTCCAAGAGTCTACAAGGATGGTCCAGACGCAGAGGTGCCCATAGAGGAGGGTATGGTCTTCACCATAGAACCTGGCATATACCTACCTGGAAAGTTTGGAGTAAGGCTTGAAAACATGGTTCTTGTAGAAGGAGGCTCTGGTAAACCACTGTCAAGTGTGAGCTTAGATCTTGTTGAATTGTAA
- a CDS encoding RNA polymerase subunit sigma-54 yields MQSPQVKPELHTKLQLNLTLGVDIKLLQETSEDLSKVLEEESRKNPCVVRYTRRIPKFFYEEIPRQEVAARESHMESLIKQAKLEFDGQDLDVALEIIYSLDAKGFLGESVEDIAKRFGTEPQYVESIRRFITREFEPLGVASKDIKEFLVLQVEELYPSQRHLIPKLLKALESRRPVRDQEVLSLLSTLKLFPLSTDAAYTHTSVDVVAEYENGEWYLFVYEDFVDFDVEKRDGDWERAKRLKMLLEMRRKILRDVSYRIIHRQEGFLLRGEPLKALKVSSVAKDIGIDTSTLSRIISRKSIKTPAGTYPLRFFFVRESKSGLSTQEVMLLVRKILEEKGMHLSDREVSLEVKKLGFNLARRTVAKYRRLLGLR; encoded by the coding sequence ATGCAAAGCCCGCAGGTAAAACCCGAGCTACACACAAAACTCCAGCTTAACCTGACCCTGGGTGTGGACATAAAGTTACTCCAAGAAACCTCAGAAGACCTAAGCAAGGTGCTAGAGGAGGAAAGCAGGAAGAACCCATGCGTGGTAAGGTATACCAGAAGGATACCAAAGTTCTTCTACGAGGAAATTCCAAGACAGGAAGTAGCAGCAAGAGAGTCCCATATGGAGAGCCTTATCAAGCAAGCCAAGCTTGAATTCGATGGACAGGATCTGGATGTAGCCCTTGAGATAATCTACTCCCTGGACGCGAAGGGTTTCCTTGGTGAAAGCGTTGAAGACATAGCCAAAAGGTTCGGAACAGAACCCCAGTATGTGGAGAGCATAAGAAGGTTTATCACAAGGGAGTTTGAACCTCTTGGAGTGGCATCAAAGGACATAAAGGAGTTTTTGGTCCTCCAAGTGGAGGAGTTGTACCCAAGCCAAAGACATCTGATCCCAAAGCTCCTTAAGGCTCTAGAGAGTAGAAGACCGGTTAGAGATCAAGAGGTACTTTCTCTTCTTTCAACCCTCAAGCTCTTCCCCTTATCTACAGATGCTGCGTACACGCACACAAGCGTGGATGTGGTAGCTGAGTATGAGAACGGTGAGTGGTACCTCTTCGTGTACGAGGACTTTGTAGACTTTGATGTGGAAAAAAGAGATGGGGATTGGGAAAGGGCTAAAAGGCTAAAGATGCTGCTTGAGATGAGAAGAAAGATACTCAGGGACGTAAGCTACAGGATAATCCACAGGCAGGAGGGTTTTCTGTTAAGGGGTGAGCCGCTCAAGGCACTAAAGGTAAGCTCTGTGGCTAAGGATATAGGCATAGACACATCCACCCTAAGCAGGATTATCTCCAGAAAGTCTATAAAAACCCCAGCAGGAACATACCCTCTTAGATTCTTCTTCGTGAGGGAGAGCAAGTCTGGGCTTAGTACCCAGGAGGTTATGCTTCTTGTAAGAAAGATCTTGGAGGAGAAGGGCATGCACCTGAGCGACAGAGAGGTAAGCCTAGAGGTCAAGAAGTTAGGGTTCAACCTAGCTAGGAGGACGGTTGCCAAGTACAGGAGGCTTTTGGGTCTAAGATGA
- a CDS encoding TIGR00725 family protein has protein sequence MPRQVAVIGSSNSTEEEYSFAYRLGKELARRGLVVVCGGRGGVMEAVCKGAKEEGGLTVGILPSYEGSEANPYVDVKIRTGMSWNRNPLVVASGDIVVAVGGHWGTLSEIAYALILGKTILGYKTHPIEGVKQFSNLEDLLAELDRVLNL, from the coding sequence ATGCCAAGGCAAGTAGCCGTCATAGGATCCTCTAACTCTACAGAAGAGGAGTATTCCTTTGCCTACCGTCTAGGTAAAGAGCTAGCAAGGCGTGGCTTAGTGGTGGTGTGTGGTGGCAGGGGTGGGGTTATGGAAGCTGTGTGTAAGGGTGCTAAAGAAGAAGGTGGGCTTACAGTAGGAATACTTCCTTCTTACGAGGGAAGTGAAGCAAACCCTTACGTGGACGTGAAAATACGTACGGGTATGAGCTGGAACAGGAACCCACTGGTGGTGGCAAGCGGTGACATTGTCGTGGCTGTAGGTGGCCACTGGGGAACACTTTCCGAGATAGCCTACGCACTCATCTTGGGTAAGACCATACTAGGCTACAAAACCCACCCCATAGAGGGTGTAAAACAGTTCAGCAACCTGGAGGATCTCCTCGCCGAACTGGACAGGGTGTTAAATTTATGA
- the purB gene encoding adenylosuccinate lyase yields MVKRYTRPQMGEIWSDLSKFRFWLEVEKAICRAWHKLGKIPAQALEKIEKTYVDEEVLRRIEEYEKVYNHDVLAFVSAIGDQIRGYTQYFHMGITSSDIVDTALALQIREALRLILQDVDLVLEELKRLSLEHKHTLMMGRTHGMHAEPITLGLKFLVWYDEMKRNRQRLLEALDNISYGKIAGAVGTYSNLDPMVEKLALEELGLKPEPASTQIVHRDRHAQVVFSLAICATSLEKFATEIRHLQRTEVGEVEEPFREGQRGSSAMPHKKNPIHAERICGLARVIRSNLTASLENVVLWHERDISHSSAERVILPDSFIALDYILNLFLSILKGLKVNKDRMLKNMDLSFGLYASSKILTLLMEKGIDRDIAYQLVQRCAMRSYREEIPFRQSLMEDTEVSKYLTQEEIEKAIDPKSFLKHLDYIYDKVFGGDKDGSDV; encoded by the coding sequence ATGGTTAAAAGGTACACCCGCCCACAGATGGGAGAGATATGGAGTGACCTTAGTAAGTTCAGATTCTGGCTTGAGGTAGAAAAGGCAATCTGTAGAGCTTGGCATAAACTTGGAAAGATACCTGCCCAAGCACTCGAAAAGATAGAGAAGACCTACGTGGACGAGGAGGTGTTAAGGCGTATAGAAGAGTACGAGAAGGTTTACAACCACGATGTGCTAGCTTTTGTCTCCGCCATAGGTGATCAGATAAGGGGTTATACGCAGTACTTTCATATGGGCATAACCTCCTCGGACATAGTAGACACGGCCCTAGCCCTTCAGATAAGAGAAGCCCTTAGACTTATACTGCAGGACGTTGACTTAGTACTTGAAGAGCTAAAAAGGCTCTCCCTTGAACACAAGCATACACTCATGATGGGTAGAACGCACGGCATGCATGCAGAGCCCATAACCTTAGGTCTGAAGTTCCTAGTTTGGTACGACGAGATGAAGAGGAACAGACAGAGACTTTTGGAAGCACTGGATAACATATCCTACGGTAAGATAGCTGGGGCCGTAGGTACTTACTCCAACCTTGACCCTATGGTGGAAAAGCTGGCACTCGAAGAGCTTGGACTAAAGCCTGAACCAGCTTCTACCCAGATAGTGCATAGAGACAGACATGCCCAGGTTGTGTTCTCGTTGGCAATATGTGCTACCTCTCTAGAAAAGTTTGCCACCGAGATAAGGCATCTTCAGAGGACAGAAGTAGGAGAGGTAGAAGAGCCCTTCAGAGAAGGTCAGAGGGGTTCTTCCGCCATGCCCCACAAGAAGAATCCCATACACGCTGAGAGGATATGCGGCCTTGCCAGGGTAATAAGGTCCAATCTTACGGCTTCTTTGGAAAACGTAGTCCTGTGGCATGAAAGGGATATATCCCATTCATCGGCGGAGAGGGTAATACTGCCTGACTCCTTCATAGCCCTTGATTACATTCTCAACCTATTTCTCAGCATACTCAAAGGTCTTAAGGTCAACAAGGACAGAATGCTCAAGAACATGGATCTATCCTTTGGTCTCTACGCCTCTTCCAAAATACTCACCCTTCTCATGGAAAAGGGTATAGACAGGGACATAGCCTACCAGCTAGTGCAAAGGTGTGCTATGAGAAGCTACAGGGAGGAGATACCTTTCAGACAAAGTCTTATGGAAGACACGGAGGTCTCCAAGTACCTAACTCAGGAGGAGATAGAGAAAGCCATAGATCCTAAAAGCTTTCTCAAACACTTAGACTACATATACGATAAGGTTTTTGGAGGTGATAAAGATGGTTCTGATGTGTGA
- the gcvPA gene encoding aminomethyl-transferring glycine dehydrogenase subunit GcvPA: protein MYIPHGQEDTKKAFNLLGISSFEELYSHIDPTLLVKPDIRQDPLSEEEIRRFFKELEGKNRSLVCFAGFGAYDRIVPSVIWQILNRGEFLTSYTPYQPEASQGTLQAIFEYQTLICELTGMDVANASVYDGATALSEAILMVKSAKTNADSLLLSEGVNPLYRDVVRTYITARQDEIDLAPLSKEGTTDLERLEELLKSKKVYALAIQQPNFLGYVENVQEISKIAREYEVPLIVVADPVALAVLKPPNEAHVVVGEGQQLGIPLNFGGPYVGFFATKMEYLRRIPGRLVGMGEDVEGKRAFLLVLQTREQHIRRERATSNICTNQNLMAIANVIYLSLLGKEGLIEVAKQSLSKALYLKQKLLELGFEEPYTGKHLWEYPLRHPRIKELRQKALKAGFLFGVDLSPFGYRDTILLATTEKRTKQEIDRLVEVLKDG, encoded by the coding sequence ATGTACATACCCCACGGACAAGAAGATACAAAAAAAGCCTTTAACCTTTTGGGTATTTCCTCCTTTGAAGAACTTTATTCACACATAGACCCTACCCTGCTTGTCAAGCCAGATATCAGGCAAGATCCTCTGTCTGAGGAGGAAATAAGGAGATTTTTTAAAGAGCTTGAAGGTAAAAATAGAAGCCTGGTATGCTTCGCAGGATTTGGAGCCTATGATAGGATAGTACCATCAGTAATATGGCAGATTCTAAACAGAGGAGAGTTCTTGACCTCCTACACACCCTATCAACCTGAAGCCTCTCAGGGTACACTACAGGCCATCTTTGAATATCAGACGCTCATATGCGAGCTTACAGGTATGGACGTGGCAAACGCCAGCGTGTACGATGGAGCCACAGCCTTATCAGAAGCCATACTCATGGTAAAGAGTGCAAAGACGAACGCCGATAGTTTACTTCTCTCTGAAGGTGTAAATCCTCTATACAGGGATGTGGTAAGAACCTACATTACGGCCCGCCAGGACGAGATTGATCTCGCTCCATTATCGAAAGAAGGTACTACAGATTTAGAGAGGCTCGAAGAGCTTCTTAAAAGTAAGAAGGTCTATGCTTTGGCTATCCAACAGCCCAACTTCTTGGGTTACGTGGAAAACGTACAAGAGATTTCAAAAATCGCTAGGGAGTACGAGGTACCTTTGATAGTGGTAGCAGATCCTGTAGCTTTAGCTGTGCTCAAACCTCCAAATGAAGCACATGTAGTGGTAGGTGAAGGTCAGCAGCTAGGAATACCTTTAAACTTCGGTGGTCCGTACGTAGGCTTTTTTGCTACAAAGATGGAGTACCTAAGAAGAATACCCGGAAGGCTTGTAGGTATGGGAGAAGACGTAGAGGGAAAAAGAGCTTTCCTTTTGGTACTTCAGACGAGAGAACAGCACATAAGAAGAGAAAGGGCTACTTCTAACATATGTACAAACCAGAACCTTATGGCCATAGCCAACGTCATATACCTTAGCCTACTTGGCAAAGAAGGCCTTATAGAGGTAGCAAAGCAGAGCCTCTCAAAGGCTCTCTATCTGAAGCAGAAGCTCCTTGAGCTTGGGTTTGAGGAACCCTACACGGGGAAGCATCTATGGGAGTACCCTCTAAGACATCCAAGGATAAAGGAGTTAAGACAGAAGGCTTTAAAGGCAGGCTTTCTCTTCGGTGTGGATCTCTCACCCTTTGGCTACAGGGATACCATCCTGTTGGCCACTACGGAGAAGAGGACAAAGCAGGAGATAGACAGACTAGTAGAGGTGCTCAAGGATGGTTAA
- the gcvH gene encoding glycine cleavage system protein GcvH — MDEITVGKYIVLKDRYYTKEHEWVLVKGKKAWVGITDYAQKELGDIVYVDLPEKDSHYEAGDVLVNLESVKNVAPVYAPVSGTVVEVNSQLQDEPQLVNESPYEDGWLVVLEMDDPAELEDLLTAEDYAQMLADIIKEERVESISIGTPPEESFEESLDALPEDIPYEDKER; from the coding sequence ATGGATGAGATAACTGTAGGAAAGTACATAGTCTTAAAGGACAGGTATTACACCAAAGAACATGAATGGGTGTTGGTAAAGGGCAAGAAAGCTTGGGTAGGCATAACGGACTACGCCCAGAAAGAGCTCGGAGACATAGTCTACGTGGATCTTCCAGAGAAAGACAGCCACTACGAAGCTGGGGATGTGCTTGTAAACTTGGAGTCGGTCAAGAACGTGGCACCTGTTTACGCACCTGTTAGCGGTACCGTAGTGGAGGTAAACTCACAGCTCCAGGACGAGCCCCAGCTAGTTAATGAATCACCCTACGAAGACGGTTGGCTAGTGGTCCTTGAGATGGATGATCCTGCTGAGCTTGAAGACCTACTTACGGCAGAAGACTATGCCCAAATGCTTGCAGACATAATCAAAGAAGAGAGGGTAGAGAGCATAAGCATAGGTACACCTCCAGAAGAATCCTTTGAAGAATCATTAGATGCGTTACCTGAGGATATCCCCTACGAAGATAAGGAAAGGTGA
- a CDS encoding nucleotide sugar dehydrogenase, translated as MMFNPTKDKICVVGLGYVGLPLAVLLSKKFKVVGYDTKKERIEELKSGIDSTGEVPPEKLKSSTLEFSHDEKVISECKVIIVAVPTPVDKLKNPDLSFLRSASQVVGRNMQKGSVVVYESTVYPGATEEVCIPILEKESSLKWKRDFWVGYSPERVNPGDREHTLEKVVKVVAGDTPQTAELLSQIYGSVIEAGVYVAPDIRTAEAAKVIENIQRDVNIALINELALIFHRLGLDTHEVLKAASTKWNFLRFEPGLVGGHCIPVDPYYLAHKSQEVGYVPKLILAGRSVNEDIPIYIAHQVVKLLIKAGKKVKGSKLLVLGLSFKENVPDTRNSKVFPLCKELEEFGCDVFVYDPVAERELEESVNRIEDPIKYSPYDAVIFAVRHRVLLEEFTPDRIRSISTEPYILVDIKGIFSRKDVDGFVYWRL; from the coding sequence ATGATGTTCAACCCAACAAAAGACAAGATATGCGTGGTAGGACTTGGTTACGTAGGACTACCGCTAGCAGTGCTCCTCTCTAAGAAGTTTAAAGTAGTGGGTTACGACACAAAAAAAGAGAGAATAGAAGAGTTAAAGAGTGGAATAGATTCAACAGGTGAGGTACCGCCAGAGAAGCTAAAAAGCTCTACCTTGGAATTTTCCCACGATGAGAAGGTAATCTCTGAGTGTAAGGTAATCATAGTAGCTGTGCCTACACCGGTAGACAAGCTTAAGAACCCTGACCTTTCCTTTCTCAGGAGCGCCTCTCAGGTGGTTGGAAGGAATATGCAGAAGGGCTCTGTGGTAGTTTACGAGTCTACTGTATACCCTGGGGCTACAGAGGAGGTGTGCATACCCATACTGGAGAAGGAAAGCTCCCTAAAGTGGAAGAGAGATTTTTGGGTGGGTTACTCTCCCGAAAGGGTCAACCCAGGAGACAGGGAACATACCTTAGAAAAGGTGGTCAAGGTGGTGGCTGGCGATACACCGCAGACGGCCGAGCTCCTTTCCCAGATATACGGAAGCGTGATAGAGGCAGGTGTCTATGTAGCACCAGACATAAGGACTGCCGAGGCTGCAAAGGTCATAGAGAACATCCAGAGGGATGTAAACATAGCCCTCATAAACGAGCTGGCCCTCATCTTTCACAGGCTTGGGCTTGACACCCACGAGGTCTTAAAGGCTGCATCCACCAAGTGGAACTTTTTGAGGTTTGAGCCTGGGCTTGTGGGTGGCCACTGTATACCAGTAGACCCTTACTACCTTGCCCATAAATCCCAGGAGGTAGGTTACGTCCCTAAGCTGATACTCGCAGGTAGGAGCGTGAACGAGGATATACCCATCTACATAGCCCACCAAGTGGTAAAGCTCCTTATAAAAGCCGGTAAGAAGGTGAAAGGATCCAAGTTATTAGTGCTAGGTCTTTCCTTCAAGGAGAACGTGCCCGACACCAGAAACAGCAAAGTCTTCCCCCTATGCAAAGAGCTTGAGGAGTTCGGTTGTGATGTTTTTGTCTACGATCCTGTGGCCGAGAGGGAACTGGAGGAAAGCGTAAACAGGATAGAGGATCCTATAAAGTACTCTCCCTATGACGCAGTCATCTTCGCAGTAAGGCATAGGGTTTTGCTCGAGGAGTTTACACCAGATAGGATAAGGTCTATTTCCACAGAACCATACATCCTGGTAGATATAAAAGGTATATTCTCACGTAAGGATGTGGATGGGTTTGTTTACTGGCGGCTCTGA
- a CDS encoding 4a-hydroxytetrahydrobiopterin dehydratase has translation MSAEGKPKVYTPEELKSILSELPEWKLQDGYLTREIRLKNFTQVMMLLNAIAYLAEAYWHHPDVCLGFKHMVIKLKTHELDAITERDCILAKEIERLISLYQSRQ, from the coding sequence ATGTCAGCAGAAGGAAAGCCTAAGGTCTACACACCAGAAGAACTAAAGTCTATACTATCCGAGCTGCCCGAGTGGAAGCTTCAAGATGGCTATCTCACTAGAGAGATAAGGCTAAAAAACTTCACTCAGGTTATGATGTTGCTCAACGCCATAGCGTACCTCGCCGAGGCTTACTGGCACCATCCAGACGTATGCCTGGGCTTTAAACACATGGTCATAAAGCTAAAGACCCACGAGCTTGATGCTATCACAGAAAGGGATTGCATACTGGCCAAGGAGATAGAAAGGCTCATAAGCCTATATCAGAGCCGCCAGTAA
- a CDS encoding Fur family transcriptional regulator, which produces MIKDKVDLFIKACRSMGLRITPQRVAVYEVLLSRDDHPTAEEVYNEVKKRYPFVSLATVYRTIETLEQLNLVKRVAYWGNSVRYDANIQEHHHLICTKCGTIKDVSFDFGLNLPEKLYGYKVEGYSVHIYGVCPACQQKESLRSTHQKN; this is translated from the coding sequence ATGATCAAAGATAAGGTAGATTTATTCATAAAGGCTTGTAGGAGTATGGGTCTTAGGATAACACCTCAGAGGGTGGCCGTCTACGAGGTACTTCTAAGCAGAGATGACCACCCCACCGCTGAGGAAGTTTACAACGAAGTTAAAAAACGCTATCCTTTTGTGTCCCTTGCCACAGTCTACAGAACTATAGAGACCTTGGAGCAGCTAAACCTGGTAAAGAGGGTGGCCTACTGGGGCAACTCGGTAAGGTACGATGCAAACATCCAGGAACACCACCACCTCATATGTACAAAATGTGGGACCATAAAGGATGTATCTTTTGACTTCGGACTAAACTTACCCGAGAAGCTTTACGGTTATAAGGTGGAAGGATACTCGGTCCACATATACGGAGTGTGTCCAGCATGTCAGCAGAAGGAAAGCCTAAGGTCTACACACCAGAAGAACTAA
- a CDS encoding endonuclease V, with product MDLEELKRIQIECAKKVLQTDDFTEVRLVGGIDLTFEDPKGNPTRAWASLVVVDIKTLKKVYSHVVEGTVDFPYIPTFLAFRELPLMEKVYLSAEVKPDVVFIDGQGVAHPRGCGIASHFGVKLNCVSVGVAKSRLFGFYKEPDVRRGSWSPLTYRGRTIGAVVRTKDNTAPIFVSVGHRISLNTAIELVLKTSMYRVPEPTRLAHNHLQWYLRNSCK from the coding sequence GTGGACCTGGAGGAACTAAAGAGGATACAAATAGAGTGTGCCAAAAAGGTTTTGCAAACTGATGACTTTACGGAAGTAAGGTTAGTAGGCGGCATTGATCTTACCTTTGAAGATCCAAAGGGCAACCCAACAAGAGCCTGGGCAAGCCTTGTAGTTGTAGACATAAAAACCCTCAAAAAGGTGTACAGCCACGTGGTAGAGGGTACTGTGGACTTTCCTTACATACCCACCTTCCTAGCCTTTAGAGAGTTACCTCTCATGGAAAAGGTATATCTTTCGGCAGAAGTAAAGCCTGACGTGGTCTTCATAGACGGTCAGGGTGTGGCACATCCACGCGGGTGTGGTATAGCATCCCATTTTGGTGTCAAGCTTAACTGTGTAAGTGTAGGTGTTGCAAAAAGTAGACTCTTTGGCTTTTACAAAGAGCCAGATGTACGCAGAGGAAGCTGGAGTCCTCTTACCTACAGAGGTAGAACCATAGGTGCTGTAGTTAGGACTAAGGACAACACCGCTCCCATATTTGTCTCAGTAGGCCATAGAATTAGCTTGAACACAGCCATAGAGCTCGTACTAAAGACCTCCATGTACAGAGTGCCAGAACCTACTAGGTTGGCACACAACCACCTTCAGTGGTACTTAAGAAACTCTTGCAAATGA